Part of the Oncorhynchus mykiss isolate Arlee chromosome 12, USDA_OmykA_1.1, whole genome shotgun sequence genome, TGATATTTCACTCAACattataatgacatcataatttCACATTAAAGACGGTTTTAACCAATTCATCCCTCATTGACAGGTAATGACACATAAACATGTTAAAAtgaggtgatgatgatggttggACCAgacaaataataaagaaaactgaTGAAGTCTTTAATTGATTTAATATCAGAGAATAATATCATACCAATGCAGCATACTTATATTTACTTTAATAGGTGAAACACCACTGACAGGGTCCTCAGTAGGAGTACACTGAATCCTTGTTTACACCTTGCGCTGACATGTGAGTTTCGTGATCTTACCAATTgtattaaaatgtgtctcttATCCGTCCAATGTGTCCGCATTGTGACCAGACTAGCTGGTGACTAGCTGGTGCCTCCGTGTATGCTAATTATTTGACAGTCATTCTTACAAAATAATATAACTCCATGCTGCTGAAAAGGCAGCTAGACAACATCCAGGCCACCTACAACAAAGACTACCACTATGCTGTGGGATATGACAGGTGAGAGCACGAATACAAATCCAATGGGAGGTGCATGGTAGACTGAGAACatctgagaaaatgtgttttgAGGGCAACAAAGATATTAACTAAGACAtgtgtctctgatctggtggcaCTATAATCCAAAATCAATATGCCACGTATTACTGTACATGTCTTAGAATTTGCTCATTCTTATTCAGGGTTCAGTTTGTTAGGGAGGTGCCTTGCCCACCCCCCCAGACCAATAATTAGAACTCTGTACATACTGACATGTTCTAACAATGTGGGGGTGAATGTAGATGTAGACAGATATACATTTGTACTAAAGTCTGTTTGTCAAAAGGGAAGTTACTTTTCATAAACTACTACATCCAATGTTGAACATGATTTGAAACTTTGTCTGTGTTAAGTTTGTTTCCTtaaatacagtcgtggccaaaagtttgagaatgacacaaatattaatttccacaaagtttgctgcttcagtgtctttagatagtTTTGTCAGATATTAccatggaatactgaagtataattacaagcatttcataagtgtcaaaggcttttattgacaattacatgaagttgatgcaaagagtcaatatttgcagtgttcacccttctttttcaagtcctctgcaatctgccctgatATGCTGTCAagtaacttctgggccacatcctgactgatggcagccacTTCTTGcaaaatcaatgcttggagtttgtcagaatttgtaggttttgtttgtccacccgcctcttgaggattgactacaagttctcaatgggattaaggtctggggagtttcctggccatggacccaaaatattgatgttttgttccccgagccacttagttatcacttttgccttatggcaaggtgctccatcatgctggaaaaggcattggaAAAggagctgaatcaactttaggagacggtcttggcgcttgctggactttcttgggagcccttaagccttcttcacaacaattgaaccgctctcttagaagttcttgatgatcctataaatggttgatttaggtgcaatcttactggcagcaatatccttgcctgtgaagccctttttgtgcaaagcaatgttgacggcacgtgtttccttgtgggtaaccatggttgacagatgaagaacaatgattccaagcaccaccctccttttgaagcttccagtctgttattcaaactcaatcagcatgacagagtgatctccagccttgtcctcatcaacactcacgcctgtgttaacgagagaatcactgatgtgatgtcagctggtccttttgtggcagggctgaaatgcagtggaaatgtttttttggaattcagtcatttgcatggcaaatagagactttgcaattaattgcaattcatctgatcactcttcataacattctggactatatgcaaattgccatcatacaaactgaggcatcagaatttgtgaaaatgtatatttgtgtcatgctcaaaacttttggccacgactgtacagttgaagtcggaatttacatacacttaggttggagtcattaaaacaagtttttcaaccactccacaaatgtcttgttaacaaactatagttttggcaagttggttaggacatctactttgtgcatgaaacaagtcatttttccaacaattgtttacagacagattatttcacttgactcactgtatcacaattccagggggtcagaagtttacatacactaagttgactgtgcctttaaacagcttggaaaagtccagaaaataatgtcatggctttagaagcttctgataggctaattgacataatttgagtcaattggaggtgtacctatggatgtatttcaaggcctaccttcaaactcagtgcctctttgcttgacatcatgtgaaaatcaaaagaaatcagccaagacctcagaaaaaaaattgtagacctccacaagtctggatcatccttgggagcaatttccaaatggctgaaggtaccacgttcatctgtacaaacatatCGTCGTCATAtcactcagaaaggagacgcattctgtctcctagagatgaacatactttggttcgaagtgtgcaaatcaatcccagaacaacagcaaaggaccttgtgaagatgctgaaggcaACAGGTACAacagtgtctatatccacagtaaaacgagtcctatatcgacataacctgaaaggccggctccaaaaccgccataaaaaagccagactacggctttgaactgcacatggggataaagatcgtactttttggagaaatgtcctctggtctgatgaaacaaaaatagaactgtttggccataattaccatcattatgtttggaggaaaaagggggaggcttgcaagccgaagaacatcatcccatccgtggagcacgggggtggcaacatcatgttgcgggggtgcattgctgcaggatggactggtgcatgtcacaaaatagatggcatcatgaggcaggaaaattatgtggatatattgaagcaacatctcaagacatcagtcaggaagttaaagcttggtcgcaaatgggtcctccaaatggacaatgaccccaagcatacttccaaattgttggcaaaatggcttaaggacaacaaagtcaaggtattggagtggctatcacaaagccctgacctcagtcctatagaaaatctgtgggcagaactgaaaaaagcgtctttgagcaagaaggcctacaaacctgactcagttacaccagctctgtcaggaggaatgggccaaaattcatccaacttattgtgggaagcttgtggaaggctacccgaaaagtttgacccaaattaaacaatttaaaggcaatgcaaccaagtactaattgagtgtatgtaaacttctgccccactgggaatgcgatgaaagaaatacaagatgaaataaataattctctctactattattctgacatttcacgttcttaaaataaagtggtgatcctaactgacgtaagacagggaatttttactctgattaaaatgtcaggaattgtgaaaaactgagcgcaaatgtatttggctaaggtgtatgtaaacttctgacttcaactgtatatgccaaACAAATCCTCTCCAGCTCTTCGGTCAAACTCGAGTGGTGGTGAATACAGTATGATTATAATGAACATAAAATCTTGGGTAATTGAGTCAGATACCATATCAGGACAAAGGGTCCATGTTAGCACCAGTTATAAACAAGGCTTCTTACTCCATTCCTCACTAGTGATTGGTAAAGTCGACCCAGAAGTGCTCAGTGAACAAACTGAATACATCCAAGTGCTATTTActtcctctaaacgtggcagccAAGCTGTTATTGCGAAACAGACTTTCTATTTTCCAAAAAGAAATATATAACAGTCTACTACAAGTGACGGATCTCGTCACAGCCTCTTTCTCATTATCCTATGCTCTTTTTCAAAGACCCATCAAGACTGATCGTCTCGCATTATCTAACTTGGCACACACATTTATAAACCACCTGGTTTTCTCTTCAGCTGGTTAAATAATCCCATTGCACATATTTGTTGAGGCCCCCAGGCCATTCTGCAGTGAAGTGGGTGTGTCTCACAAGTTTTGGGAAGGGGTCCAGGATTTCTTTCATAACCCTCAGTTGGTATAAATAGTTTCTCTGCAAGCATTTCCCTCAGGCCAGTGGATGCATCTGAACTGAGCTGATCTAAAAGACACACATTCAGCACAATGTAAGTAGAAATGATAGTCTCATTGCTTTGATATGTTTCATTTGACTTGTGATGGTGTTAATTATTAAAGGGAGAATGATTTCTATAGAAATTGGAAGTTGTAGTATCATCATTTGGAAACTGTCTTAAAGTATTACAATATATTGCAATAGTAATCATTAATGTCTGAATAATAGATTTTTCATGTGGTGTGGTCACTGACGGTTTAAACTTCTAATAATGacactgactgtttgtgtgtacttCAGGGTTTATTTTGTAGGGTTGGTTGGCTTGCTTCTCATCTTGACTGCTGAAGCCAGAGTTGGGTAAGGAAGTTATAACGCACATCTGTTATTACTTTCCTCACATCGTAACCACACGTTTCAGAAATCACACGCATAGTGAATGTTTGAATATTCATATTGAATAATGATGTTGTGCAATATTTTCTGAATTTCTCCATGATTGATTTGTTTTCCACTGATCCCTATAGGATCTCCTCTGAGTCTAGCTTCTGCACCGAGTCAAGGGAATGTCTGCTGTATGATCTGGTGTGCAAGAATGACGATTATGAGGTGAGTTCATTGTAAAGCACAAATTAATGGCACATAAAACGGAGTCAGGGGTGTTATTTGTGACCACATTTTTTGGGGGATCGTTTCTGTCAGGGTTGcagataaaatacattttcattttcaTCAGAATATCGTTTATCaacatgataataataatgatcatTTTCCAAAAATTTTTAAAAACAGACGAATTGTACCTGCATGCGTAAAACAGGAGCTTCCCCCAATCCCCTCCCTGCTACCAAGGtgccatccacctgacaagtccCCAAGTCCCCAAGCCCCAGAAACCAGGATTCCCACCACTTTCTACTGGACCATGACACCAAAGTTGCTCCCCCTGCATCCAACATCCGTAACTCAACACGTTCTCCAACACAGGACTCTGAGTAAAGTTTGTGTCTGTGTTACAGGTGCGCCACTATGACTCGGTGAAATGGGTGTCGACAGACGAGGAAAGCTACTTCATGGACAAGGCCACTTACACTGCCTTCCGGAGACTCTTCAAATACATCACCGGATCCAAcgaggctggtgtgtgtgtgtgtgtgtgtgtgtgtgtgtgtgtgtgtgtgtgtgtgtgtgtgcatattgatctatttgtgtgtgtgtggatgcacaTTTTTCCTATAGGCGTCAACATTGACATGACAACTCCGGTGACTGTCAAAATTGAGGAGAAGAAGAGGTTGTGGCAGTCGTCTGTCTTCACCCTCAACTTCCTCCTGCCGTCTGACTATCAGTTGGCTCCTCCCCAACCCACTGATGGCAGTGTAAGACCCAATAGTCCCTACAGCTTATGCAGCTTTTCTAGAGTGCCAGGTGGTTGGGGTTTGCCgttttgggactattctattggtgCCATTGTGCAAGAAAAGCTTAACCGAGCGCAgttaaaatattaaaaataacacaaataccatttgaacccaggtcaagtatgtcatgtttttttttttaaagaccgtGGTTAACAATGTGGATGTCTTTGTGATTTCCCCGTGCAGGTGTATTTTACAGAGACGCCAGACATGAAAGTGTACGTGAGGAGCTACGGTGGATGGATGATGTCTTTGACATCCAGTGTAAACTCTATGCTGCTGAAAAGGCAGCTAGACAACGTCCAGGCCACCTACAACAAAGACTACCACTATGCTGTGGGATATGACAGGTGAGAGCACAAATCCTTCAATGTACTCATATCCAACATCCAACACAATTCCAccaaaatactttttcaaacATACTTtaatattttgtgtatgtgtcCTACAGCCCAATGAAGATTCTGAATAGGCACAACGAGGTGTGGTACATGGTTGAGGGAGAGCCTGTGTGCCCTACCTCCTCCTAAACATCCTCCTCCATTACTGCTGAGTCTGGCATAACCACTTTGAGGAGGACCAATGGGAG contains:
- the LOC100305204 gene encoding heme-binding protein 2 precursor (The RefSeq protein has 2 substitutions compared to this genomic sequence) → MVYFVGLVGLLLILTAEARVGISSESSFCTESRECLLYDLVCKNDDYEVRHYDSVKWVSTDEESYFMDKAMYTAFQRLFKYITGSNEAGVNIDMTTPVTVKIEEKKRLWQSSVFTLNFLLPSDYQLAPPQPTDGSVYFTETPDMKVYVRSYGGWMMSLTSSVNSMLLKRQLDNVQATYNKDYHYAVGYDSPMKILNRHNEVWYMVEGEPVCPTSS